The genomic window TCGTCACGTCGACTTGCAGTTCCGCTGGGGCGGCCGCGAGTAATGTTGCCGCGTTGGTTTGCACAACTTCACGGACCATCGCTCCATCACGTGCCGCGATCGGGCGCCAAAAACCGGTGACTCGGTCGAGCTTCGTGCCACCTTGCCAGTCGGCCAACGCGGCGATGGCTTCGCGGCGGACGACCTGCGGCAGCGTGGGGCTGGTCGCGATTTCAACAACGGCTTCGGCATTGCCGCGGTTACCGAGCTGCAAATTGGCGGCAATGATCCGCCGCATCAGGGGCACGACGTCGTCGCCGCTAGCGCGGAGGTAACGCGGAGCCAGCTCGGCCAACGGTTCGCATCCACTGGTGATCGGCAGGTCGTGAATCGCCCGTGCCGCTTCGGTGACGATTTTTAGTTCTGCGTCTTGCAAGAACTGGACGATCCGCGGGTCACGCCAACGTCGCTGTGCCAGCAGCATCGCCATTCGTACGGCAGGCGAGGCGTCTTGTGCATGTTGCTGGACGATGTCTCGAGCGGCCATTCGTTCCAGCGCGACCACTCCGGCATGCATCAGCTGGCGATCGCGACCGTCGTTGTCTCGCAGCATGGTGACGATCGCGGGCGCGGCCTGAGCGAATTGCAGGTCGCCGAGTGCTAATGCGGCAAAGAAACGCACGCGATCCGAAGAGCCGGCGAGCAAGGCAGCGATCGCGGCGGCGGAAGCTTGGTAGCGGGCATCGCCGCACACGCGTGCGACCTGCGCGCGAACTTCAGGATCCTCGTCGGCGAGCAGGTCGAGTGCGGGCGAGAGCGCCTGCGGATGGTGGCGGGCGATCTGGCCGAGTCCCCACAGGGCGTGCAGTCGTGCCAGTTGGTTGTCACCGTTGTGAGCTAGGTCCGCGAGTGCGTCGACGGACTGGCTGCCACGCTGTGCCAACGCAAATTGGGCTCGCAATCGCACTCGCATGTCGTCATGGAACAGCAACCGCAGCAGTTCAGCACTGGTTCGCTGTGAAAACCCTTCTCGAAACAGTTGGCTGGTTTGGGTAACCGCCGGCCGTTCGATCAAGGCCTTGTCGAAGACGGTATAAACGCGTCCGCCGGAGGTGTCGCGATCGAAGGGATTGGTGGGGTAGTCGGACAGATACATTTTGCCGTCGTAGCCGAAGTCGACGTCGCTGGCCATCACGGGTTTGCAGAAGTCGTGTTGGTCGACGATGGTAAAACCCGCACCTTGGGGTTGGACCGCGAAGGATTCGACGCCGCCGTTGCCGGTGAAGTTGCAGTAGAAGAAATGGTTGCGGTAGCGGGGCGGCAGGCTAGTGCCGGAGGAGAACACAAACCCCGATGGCCCGGCACCGAGCTTGCCGACGGGCGGCACGACATACGCGGGTTGCAAGTCGTGCTCGAGGTGCCAAATACCTTCGGCGTGCCAGGGACCGGTCAGGTAGGGTTCGGCGATGTGTTGGTAGGCCATGTTCCAGCCGCTGTTGCCACCGGGAACGATGTACACCAGCCGTGAGTGATCGCCCTTGTCGCAATTGTTATCATCGGCGAACACGTTGCCGTATTGATCGATGGCCAGTTCCTGCGGGTTGCGTAAGCCGTGATGGAGCAGCTCGAGTTCGGTGCCGTCGGGGTAGCAGCGGAAGACGGCTCCGTTGCGTGGATTGGAAATCGTGGTTCCCTCTTTGGTTTCCACGTGGGCCCCGCGGTCGCCGACCGAAAAGTACAGCTTGCCATCGACGCCCCACACCAGTCCGTGAAGGTCGTGCCCGTAAAAACCAGCGTTGACGCCGAAGCCGGTCAGCAGCGGCGTCTTCTGTTCCGCGGTGCCGTCTTCGTCGGCGTCTTCCAGCAGCCAAAGGTGCGGGATGCAGGTGAACCAGACTTTGCCTTCGCGAGCGATCAGGCCGGAACCCAAGCCATCGAGCGGTCCGTCAAAGCCATCGGCAAAAACTACCGAGTGATCCGCTCGGCCGTCACCGTCGCGGTCTTCCAGTCGACGCACCATGTCGGACGTCTGAGTGAACCAGTCGCTGCCGTTTTGGAAACGGTGCGCCCACTTCTCCTGCATGGCTCGTCGATCGTCCAGCGTGGTGACCTGCAGGTCGTCTTCCAGCATGAAACTGTGCGAGCGGTTTTCGGGCGTGCCTTCAAGGAAGCGATGGTCTTCGGCGATATACACGCGACCAACGTCGTCCAGGCACAGCGCGATGGGGTTCCGCAGCCCGGGTTCGGCGGCGAACAGTTCCACCGTTAGGCCGTCAGGAACACGGAACGCTGCCATCGCCGCGGTGGCAGCTGCTGTGCCGTCGGGGGTTGGATCTTCGCAGCACGCCGTGGTTGCGATGGCAGCGAGGAGGCAGGAAAGGAAAATTAGACGCATCAGAGGGCAGTAACCGTTTTAGAAAACGAACGGCGACACATGTCATGGTCGTTGTTCGCTCCGCGAACATAACGCTCAAACGATTTGATAGGGAAATCAACGGGTGGTAGTATAATCGCTTGTGGGCAGTGTTGGTTGTTTCGTTGCGTTCGCGGAGCGAACGACGACCTTCGACAACTTTGCGTTGCGTTCGCGGAGCGAACGACGACCTTGGGGACCTTGGGGCTGGTTATGTTGGGCGAGTTGTTTGATCCGCGGGCGGATGTGTTTGTTCATGATCGACTTCGGCCGCATTGGTCTCAGGCGGGGTCAATCGTCTTTGTCACCGCTCGCACGGTGGATTCCATTCCCAAAGAAGTCTTGCAGCGGTGGGACCGGGAAAAGAACGATTGGCTCGATCGACGCGGATTGCTTGAGGGACGGCATTGGTCGGATGTCATCGACTCACTTCAGGACTCCCAGCGAATCGCTTTCAACCGTGAGTTCGATCGGACTCGCGAAGATTTTCTGGATACCTGTTACGGTCGCTGTTTGCTGAAACGTCCGGAGCTGGCGGAGATCGTGGCCGATGCTCTGATGCATTTTGATGGAGAACGGTATCAGATGGGCGACTTCGTCGTGATGCCTAACCACTTTCATTTGCTCGCCGCCTTCGCGAGTAAGACGGCGATGGAAGAGCAGTTCGATTCGTGGACGCATTATTCCGCGTTTCGTATCCACCAAGCGATCGGAGAAAAGGGCAAGTTCTGGCAGCCGGAGCCGTTCGATCACCTGGTTCGTAGCCTTGATCAATATGAATATCTGCGACGGTATATAGCTGACAATCCAAGGAAAGCAGG from Roseimaritima ulvae includes these protein-coding regions:
- a CDS encoding PVC-type heme-binding CxxCH protein; the encoded protein is MRLIFLSCLLAAIATTACCEDPTPDGTAAATAAMAAFRVPDGLTVELFAAEPGLRNPIALCLDDVGRVYIAEDHRFLEGTPENRSHSFMLEDDLQVTTLDDRRAMQEKWAHRFQNGSDWFTQTSDMVRRLEDRDGDGRADHSVVFADGFDGPLDGLGSGLIAREGKVWFTCIPHLWLLEDADEDGTAEQKTPLLTGFGVNAGFYGHDLHGLVWGVDGKLYFSVGDRGAHVETKEGTTISNPRNGAVFRCYPDGTELELLHHGLRNPQELAIDQYGNVFADDNNCDKGDHSRLVYIVPGGNSGWNMAYQHIAEPYLTGPWHAEGIWHLEHDLQPAYVVPPVGKLGAGPSGFVFSSGTSLPPRYRNHFFYCNFTGNGGVESFAVQPQGAGFTIVDQHDFCKPVMASDVDFGYDGKMYLSDYPTNPFDRDTSGGRVYTVFDKALIERPAVTQTSQLFREGFSQRTSAELLRLLFHDDMRVRLRAQFALAQRGSQSVDALADLAHNGDNQLARLHALWGLGQIARHHPQALSPALDLLADEDPEVRAQVARVCGDARYQASAAAIAALLAGSSDRVRFFAALALGDLQFAQAAPAIVTMLRDNDGRDRQLMHAGVVALERMAARDIVQQHAQDASPAVRMAMLLAQRRWRDPRIVQFLQDAELKIVTEAARAIHDLPITSGCEPLAELAPRYLRASGDDVVPLMRRIIAANLQLGNRGNAEAVVEIATSPTLPQVVRREAIAALADWQGGTKLDRVTGFWRPIAARDGAMVREVVQTNAATLLAAAPAELQVDVTTLLTTLKVDTDDAVFADWVVDSARAPNVRIAALRLLSSRQFSGLPQLLETLLTAEQAELRSEARDQLAKLDEPRAAELFTELLESKQAEVSEQQRALAALAQMTSPRATQTLDAWAVRLAEQSVPAALQLDVLEAVTTAPNQLRSQAVRKFESTADPGDPLSAFRAAMYGGNAQRGREIFVSHGTAQCIRCHSVHGQGGTAGPDLSSIASPERNLPRRHLLESIVVPNAQIAKGFGTVTLVLDDGQVVAGTLQDSAEENILTLVTATNETLHIEQDRIEDQSATRSTMPEMSKVLTPREIRDLVEYLSTLKVR